From the Lolium rigidum isolate FL_2022 chromosome 2, APGP_CSIRO_Lrig_0.1, whole genome shotgun sequence genome, one window contains:
- the LOC124693063 gene encoding uncharacterized protein LOC124693063 yields the protein MGARARAVSALLVATLLLGAFAPPADASSYPQKVVTGFLSNAASAVMKRLWSLKSTAKTASGAKSMVKYEGGYTVETVFDGSKLGIEPYAVEVTQGGELLVMDSMNSNIYRIALPLSRYSRPKLVAGSPEGIPGHIDGRLREAKMNHPKGFTVDGRGNIYVADAMNMAVRKISDTGVTTIAGGKSSRGGHVDGQSGDAKFSTDFEVRYIASSCSLLVIDRGNQAIREIPLNFDDCVYQYEAGVPLGVALLLAAAFFGYMLALLQRRVLGMVSTEDEPQIQPKASIASIPPYQIQKPLKPSLRPPLIPTEEESEKQEAEEGFFTSIGKLIGGAKSSIVEIVGAAFSRKKRVNMHHYQQGRASSWPVQESYAIPRDETPPALDSRTPTPRKNYAFMSKEPEKIHRIRQDGRATQYSGWNGESPQQQQVHHQQYLQHNRQYSLGPQTFYEPSCEATNEIVFGAVQQEGDGARRASFSDAVYEQNGLRYRSGYMG from the exons ATGGGTGCCAGGGCGAGGGCCGTCTCGGCGCTGCTGGTGGCCACGCTCCTCCTCGGCGCCTTCGCCCCTCCCGCCGACGCGTCGTCGTACCCCCAAA AGGTGGTGACCGGGTTCCTCTCCAATGCGGCGTCGGCGGTGATGAAGCGGCTCTGGTCGCTCAAATCCACGGCCAAGACAG CGAGCGGAGCCAAGTCGATGGTGAAGTACGAGGGCGGGTACACCGTGGAGACGGTCTTCGACGGCAGCAAGCTGGGGATCGAGCCCTACGCCGTGGAGGTCACCCAGGGCGGCGAGCTGCTCGTCATGGACTCCATGAACAGCAACATCTACAGGATCGCGCTCCCGCTGTCCCGAT ATAGCAGACCCAAGCTTGTTGCTGGTTCACCAGAAGGAATTCCTGGTCATATTGATGGGAGGCTGCGAGAGGCGAAGATGAACCATCCAAAGGGATTTACGGTGGACGGAAGGGGTAACATTTACGTGGCTGATGCTATGAACATGGCTGTTAGAAAGATCAGTGATACAG GGGTTACAACGATTGCTGGAGGGAAATCAAGCAGAGGAGGGCATGTTGATGGACAAAGTGGCGATGCAAAATTTTCTACTGATTTTGAAGTCCGTTACATTGCCAGTAGTTGCTCCCTTCTGGTGATTGACAGAGGAAACCAAGCTATTCGAGAGATTCCGCTCAACTTTGATGACTGTGTGTATCAGTATGAAGCTGGTGTTCCTCTAG GAGTAGCTCTTCTTCTTGCTGCTGCTTTCTTCGGCTACATGCTTGCATTGCTCCAACGCAGGGTTTTGGGGATGGTATCAACAGAAGAT GAACCCCAGATTCAACCAAAAGCCAGCATCGCAAGCATCCCTCCGTACCAGATTCAGAAGCCACTAAAGCCTTCCCTTCGACCCCCGCTAATCCCAACAGAGGAAGAATCCGAGAAGCAAGAAGCTGAAGAGGGGTTCTTCACCTCAATCGGCAAGCTGATCGGAGGAGCCAAATCATCCATCGTGGAGATCGTCGGTGCAGCATTTTCCAGGAAGAAGCGTGTCAACATGCACCATTACCAGCAGGGCAGAGCAAGCTCCTGGCCAGTACAAGAGAGCTACGCCATCCCGCGCGATGAGACACCTCCAGCGCTGGACTCAAGGACGCCGACCCCTCGCAAGAACTACGCGTTCATGTCGAAGGAGCCAGAGAAGATCCACCGCATCCGGCAAGACGGCCGGGCTACCCAATACAGCGGCTGGAATGGAGAATCACCTCAGCAGCAGCAGGTGCACCACCAGCAGTACCTGCAGCACAACAGGCAGTACTCCCTTGGACCACAGACCTTCTATGAGCCGAGCTGCGAGGCGACCAACGAGATCGTGTTTGGGGCTGTGCAGCAGGAGGGGGATGGTGCTCGCCGCGCCAGCTTCAGTGATGCGGTCTATGAGCAGAATGGGCTGCGGTACCGCAGCGGTTACATGGGGTGA
- the LOC124693065 gene encoding rRNA-processing protein fcf2-like, with protein sequence MTEAAAAPIGLSWAPKVPSLPAACSSKGAAPASSIDAQGSLWKPRNELVGGLFVPPRDPRKVNKMARKNVKDTTGKGWFDMPAPTITPELKKDLEILQLRHVLDPKRHFKRSGKSKALPKYFQVGTVIAPASEFYSGRLTKSDQKTNLVDEILSDPKLKNYRMRKVREIQETRTPGGNQKWKNKGRQTFKRAKDRRK encoded by the exons ATgacggaggcggcggcagcgccgATCGGCCTGTCGTGGGCGCCCAAGGTCCCCTCCCTGCCGGCGGCCTGCAGCAGCAAGGGCGCGGCGCCGGCCTCGAGCATCGACGCGCAGGGGAGCCTCTGGAAGCCCCGCAACGAGCTCGTGGGCGGGCTCTTCGTGCCGCCCAGGGACCCGAGGAAGGTCAACAAGATGGCCAGGAAGAACGTCAAGGACACCACCGGCAAGGGCTG GTTCGACATGCCTGCGCCCACCATCACGCCCGAGCTCAAGAAAGACCTGGAGATTTTGCAG CTGAGGCATGTACTGGACCCTAAAAGGCATTTCAAGAGATCTGGTAAATCCAAGGCCCTACCCAAGTATTTCCAA GTGGGAACAGTTATTGCGCCTGCGTCTGAGTTCTACTCAGGTAGGCTCACAAAGAGTGATCAGAAGACAAACTTGGTCGATGAGATATTATCTGACCCAAAACTGAAGAACTACAG GATGCGCAAGGTAAGGGAAATTCAGGAGACCCGGACGCCAGGAGGCAACCAGAAGTGGAAGAACAAGGGCAGGCAAACATTTAAAAGGGCCAAGGATAGGCGGAAATGA
- the LOC124693064 gene encoding uncharacterized protein LOC124693064: MKSEEEDTDFLHDANRPVARLIVDSPRGTHCMDETNSFSSRRSFENGGQEPSLPTRLSYGDEIPSLSSRRCNGNGVLSHSSQWHYGPESRSLSTRQGYGDEIPSLSNQKFNGILHSNQGHCSAEFPSFSSRQNYGDEIPSLSTQKSNGMSYSRQYQQYGADIHSFANRQGYGEDISKLSHHWRYRDKVSLYSGQRCHEAHDAEARQLSSYQQGASRGSVHPRGYQKGTSRGSGRPCDNFVNSHVSNQQVKMTTTIHTGTRPQVANGALNNTDYCRNSKKENPLGTSEDLRDRVCGPRANKLNNASTPTTKKDILGPLVRRDQFNRSDFSVQYEHAKFFMIKSYSENNIHKGIKYNVWASTSYGNNKLDAAFHDAQALTKEKGTKCPVFLFFSVNTSGQFVGMAEMLGPVDFKKTMDFWQQDKWNGFFPIVWHIIKDIPNRLFKHITLENNDNRPVTFSRDAQEISLPQGLEVLKIFKSYCHGTSILDDFDFYEGNENTCCARKGINADSLHEARLSYFGTDDLKSMGDIEASMETISLHEP, translated from the exons ATGAAAAGTGAAGAAGAGGACACCGATTTTCTTCATGACGCAAACAGGCCTGTAGCGCGTCTG ATAGTTGATTCGCCCAGAGGGACCCATTGTATGGATGAGACTAATTCATTTTCAAGTCGACGAAGCTTTGAAAATGGGGGGCAGGAGCCTTCACTACCTACAAGACTGTCCTATGGTGATGAGATCCCTTCTCTGTCTAGTCGCAGGTGCAATGGCAATGGGGTGCTTTCACACTCGAGTCAATGGCACTATGGTCCGGAATCCCGGTCACTCTCAACTAGACAAGGTTATGGCGATGAAATCCCTTCTCTATCTAATCAGAAGTTCAATGGCATTTTGCACTCAAATCAGGGGCACTGTAGTGCTGAATTCCCCTCATTCTCAAGTAGACAGAACTATGGTGATGAGATCCCTTCTCTGTCTACTCAAAAGTCTAATGGCATGTCATACTCAAGACAATATCAGCAGTATGGTGCTGACATCCACTCATTCGCAAATAGACAAGGTTATGGCGAGGACATTTCGAAACTATCTCACCATTGGCGCTACCGAGACAAAGTATCTTTGTATTCTGGTCAGAGGTGCCATGAGGCCCATGATGCTGAGGCACGTCAATTATCAAGCTACCAGCAAGGCGCTTCTCGTGGGAGTGTGCACCCAAGAGGCTACCAGAAAGGTACTTCTCGTGGGAGTGGGCGCCCATGTGACAATTTTGTCAATAGTCATGTTAGTAATCAGCAAGTCAAGATGACCACAACCATACATACTGGCACAAGACCACAGGTGGCTAACGGAGCTCTTAACAACACTGACTACTGTCGAAATAGCAAGAAGGAAAACCCATTGGGAACTTCTGAGGATTTAAGGGACCGAGTTTGTGGTCCCCGTGCAAACAAGTTGAACAACGCATCAACACCGACTACGAAGAAAGATATCTTGGGCCCTTTGGTCCGTAGAGACCAATTTAACAGATCGGACTTCTCAGTTCAGTATGAACATGCCAAGTTCTTCATGATAAAGTCATATAGTGAAAATAATATTCATAAAGGTATCAAATACAATGTTTGGGCAAGTACATCATATGGGAACAATAAGCTGGATGCTGCTTTTCATGATGCTCAGGCTTTAACTAAGGAAAAGGGCACAAAATGTCCTGTCTTTCTATTCTTTTCG GTTAATACCAGTGGGCAGTTTGTAGGAATGGCTGAGATGCTAGGTCCTGTTGATTTTAAGAAGACCATGGACTTCTGGCAACAAGATAAATGGAATGGCTTTTTCCCTATAGTTTGGCACATTATAAAGGACATTCCGAATCGGCTCTTCAAGCACATCACCCTTGAAAATAATGACAACAGACCTGTTACTTTCAGCCGGGACGCTCAAGAG ATTAGCCTGCCCCAGGGTCTGGAAGTGTTGAAAATTTTCAAGTCTTATTGCCATGGAACATCAATTCTGGACGATTTTGACTTCTATGAAGGAAATGAAAATACATGCTGTGCACGCAAGGGAATAAATGCAGACTCGTTACATGAAGCTAGACTATCCTATTTCGGAACAGATGACTTGAAATCAATG GGAGACATAGAGGCAAGCATGGAGACTATCAGCCTCCACGAGCCTTGA